The following are from one region of the Leucobacter sp. Psy1 genome:
- a CDS encoding PRD domain-containing protein — translation MLREDDVLLETMRARYPASVTTAERVRTFIKREYDVVVPDEEVAYLALHIARASLPQASG, via the coding sequence ATGCTTCGCGAAGACGACGTCCTATTGGAGACCATGCGCGCGCGTTATCCCGCTTCCGTCACCACCGCAGAACGCGTGCGCACCTTCATCAAGCGGGAGTACGACGTGGTCGTGCCCGACGAGGAGGTCGCATACCTCGCGCTGCACATCGCTCGAGCGTCACTCCCCCAGGCATCAGGTTGA
- a CDS encoding ABC transporter permease subunit translates to MPALALGAPAGGLLGRLLSDAVSGVADERWVDVWRLAGVPGAVTLLGAFRRATALVVDQLGPVFIGMLGGAVAVEQVFAIPGLGRYLLRAANAQDLPRAAGGPRPLAGYSCRRTPASLAI, encoded by the coding sequence TTGCCAGCGCTCGCCCTCGGAGCGCCGGCTGGCGGGCTCCTGGGCAGACTCCTCTCGGATGCCGTCTCGGGTGTCGCCGACGAACGCTGGGTCGACGTGTGGCGCCTCGCCGGGGTGCCGGGAGCGGTTACGCTGCTCGGAGCCTTCCGTCGCGCCACGGCCCTCGTCGTGGATCAACTCGGTCCCGTCTTCATCGGCATGCTTGGCGGAGCCGTCGCGGTCGAGCAGGTGTTCGCGATCCCGGGACTCGGCAGATACCTCCTCAGGGCAGCGAACGCCCAGGATCTCCCCCGTGCTGCAGGCGGTCCACGCCCCCTCGCCGGCTACAGCTGCCGACGCACCCCGGCTTCGCTGGCGATCTGA
- a CDS encoding GPR1/FUN34/YaaH family transporter: MTEAEQGERAPHAESRRTHLQQTRVMLRPTGNPLPLAFMALAIATVGFSALQLGIVAPAEEHLIALAVLVLTVPLQLLSSVIGFGARDPIAGTGMAMVSGVWAMIAVSTLLSPPGSSSPALGILLQVAAVALLVPVAASRGKVLASMVLVGSAIRFSVTGISHLSSTPAWEVAAGILGMLLGALALYAALGFELEESAHPVQLPLTRRKAGLEPFRDSLEEQVDQIASEAGVRRQL, from the coding sequence ATGACTGAGGCAGAGCAGGGAGAGCGCGCGCCGCATGCCGAATCGAGGCGCACGCACCTCCAGCAGACGAGAGTCATGCTGCGCCCGACGGGCAACCCGTTGCCTCTCGCGTTCATGGCGCTCGCCATCGCGACGGTGGGGTTCAGCGCACTGCAGCTCGGCATTGTGGCGCCAGCCGAGGAGCACCTGATCGCGCTCGCGGTGCTCGTTCTGACGGTGCCGCTGCAACTGCTCTCATCCGTGATCGGCTTCGGCGCGCGCGACCCCATCGCGGGCACCGGCATGGCGATGGTCTCGGGGGTGTGGGCCATGATCGCCGTTTCGACGCTGCTGTCGCCGCCCGGATCCAGCAGCCCGGCGCTTGGAATCCTGCTGCAGGTCGCCGCGGTCGCGCTGCTGGTGCCGGTTGCGGCATCTCGCGGCAAAGTTCTGGCATCGATGGTGCTCGTCGGGTCGGCCATCAGGTTCTCGGTGACGGGGATCTCGCATCTCTCTTCAACACCGGCCTGGGAGGTCGCTGCCGGAATTCTGGGCATGCTGCTCGGCGCGCTCGCGCTCTACGCCGCGCTGGGGTTCGAGCTCGAGGAGTCCGCGCACCCGGTGCAGCTTCCGCTGACGCGGCGGAAGGCCGGACTCGAGCCGTTCCGCGACAGTCTGGAGGAGCAGGTCGATCAGATCGCCAGCGAAGCCGGGGTGCGTCGGCAGCTGTAG
- a CDS encoding ABC transporter ATP-binding protein — protein sequence MSETSGADEISADEISAEGRLPIARGMVSARHALRILGKRRGSLALSTALLLASSGAALLVPPALGWIVDAVVERVPLSTVVLAATVVIASGALSAVLARTGGRLLASTLQTSLAELREEVFTAAMRLDRDTVEAAGSSDVVSRVTADVEAITAAVSDVLPRFIGAGFTIALTVVGLTLLDPWLALAALTAVPVQLFAIRRFMRRSRPLYRRLRLEESERGQAIIEAVAGADTIIASGAGEAHLERVAVRSLRAVETEREATRARNRFNAGLNAAEFIGLAAVLATGYWQATTAGLTVGAVTAAALFFHRLFAPIGALLSSIDDLQRAGAGLGRLVGVLQAVPERTPRRSIVDASVLMRSLRYRYRGAARDALVSTDLRLPPGSTTVLVGVSGSGKSTLAQLIAGVLLPTGGEVLIGGVPAAGADLCGRRAAFLVTQDAHLFAGTLADNLRLAAPAATDAELWRALDIVSASWARELSYGLDTPLGHDLDDSRIQEIALARVLLADPPVVVLDEATAHGGADGTLDRAVSAVVQGRTAVIVAHRFAQAETADLIVVLEDGRVLEHGSHCVLLRRDGVYARLHAAAQHR from the coding sequence GTGAGCGAGACCTCCGGTGCCGACGAGATCAGCGCCGACGAGATCAGTGCCGAGGGTCGTCTCCCGATCGCGAGAGGGATGGTCAGTGCTCGGCACGCGCTGCGAATCCTCGGAAAGCGGCGCGGCTCGCTCGCCCTCTCCACGGCGTTGCTCCTCGCGAGCTCGGGAGCCGCACTTCTCGTTCCGCCCGCACTGGGCTGGATCGTCGACGCGGTGGTCGAACGGGTCCCGCTCTCGACAGTGGTACTCGCCGCCACGGTAGTCATCGCATCGGGAGCCCTCTCAGCGGTCCTCGCTCGCACCGGCGGCCGACTGCTCGCTTCCACCCTGCAAACATCACTCGCCGAACTCCGCGAAGAGGTATTCACCGCAGCGATGCGCCTGGATCGCGACACCGTCGAGGCTGCCGGGAGCTCCGACGTCGTCTCCCGGGTCACCGCAGATGTCGAGGCAATCACCGCGGCCGTCTCCGATGTTCTCCCCCGATTCATCGGAGCCGGATTCACGATCGCGCTCACGGTCGTGGGGCTCACGCTACTTGATCCGTGGCTGGCGCTCGCTGCGCTGACCGCTGTACCGGTCCAGCTCTTCGCGATCCGACGATTCATGCGTCGATCACGCCCGCTCTACCGGCGCCTACGTCTCGAGGAGTCGGAGCGGGGGCAAGCGATCATCGAAGCAGTCGCCGGCGCCGACACGATCATCGCCTCCGGCGCCGGAGAAGCGCATCTCGAGCGCGTCGCCGTGCGCAGCCTCAGAGCTGTGGAGACCGAGCGCGAGGCCACGCGCGCACGCAACCGGTTCAATGCCGGACTCAACGCGGCCGAATTCATCGGCCTCGCCGCAGTGCTCGCGACCGGATACTGGCAGGCCACTACTGCGGGTCTCACCGTCGGCGCTGTCACCGCGGCCGCACTCTTCTTCCACCGGCTATTCGCACCGATCGGTGCCCTGCTGTCGAGTATCGACGACCTGCAGCGCGCTGGCGCCGGCCTCGGACGCCTGGTCGGTGTGCTGCAGGCCGTTCCCGAGCGCACGCCGCGCCGCAGCATCGTCGATGCGAGCGTGCTGATGAGATCACTCAGGTATCGCTACCGCGGAGCTGCACGAGACGCGCTCGTGAGCACGGATCTCCGTCTGCCTCCCGGCTCGACCACCGTGCTCGTCGGGGTGTCAGGATCCGGGAAGTCGACGCTCGCCCAGCTCATCGCCGGAGTCCTGCTCCCCACCGGGGGCGAGGTACTGATCGGCGGAGTACCCGCTGCGGGCGCCGACCTCTGCGGGCGCCGAGCCGCTTTCCTGGTCACCCAAGATGCCCACCTCTTCGCAGGAACGCTGGCCGACAATCTCCGTCTCGCCGCCCCGGCGGCCACGGACGCCGAACTGTGGCGCGCACTCGACATCGTGTCCGCATCGTGGGCTCGCGAGCTTTCATACGGTCTCGATACTCCCCTGGGCCACGATCTCGACGATTCACGCATTCAGGAGATCGCGCTTGCTCGGGTGCTGTTGGCTGATCCACCCGTGGTCGTGTTGGATGAGGCGACCGCTCACGGCGGCGCAGACGGCACGCTGGATCGGGCAGTGTCCGCGGTAGTCCAGGGACGAACCGCAGTGATCGTGGCGCATCGTTTCGCTCAGGCGGAGACCGCCGATCTCATCGTGGTGCTTGAGGACGGGCGAGTCCTGGAGCACGGTTCCCACTGCGTTCTGCTGCGCCGCGACGGTGTCTACGCCCGCCTGCACGCTGCCGCGCAGCACCGCTGA
- a CDS encoding LysR family transcriptional regulator gives MSLSSDGIELFLAVVDHGSFSGAARALRRVPSAVSMSIANIEAELGYPLFDRSRREAVPTPEALALLPHARSVASRLRLLQVHAVELSQNLESTLTVAIASGVPDHHLLDTLTEVGRRYPLLKLHILRLPQEQVREMLHQERADLALLAMPPGVDREEAFTHVADTRFVAVASATATTPGLPTDLRRLEDLGDSRQIVVSGPDDTVSDPRHLVSDSRWLVDSVEAALGLVERGAGWANLPRDAVEGAVAQGRVRILEFDNITNGVAMPVHLVWLRRRPVRRAAGEVIALMSRAAN, from the coding sequence ATGTCCCTCTCCAGCGATGGCATCGAACTCTTTCTCGCCGTCGTCGACCACGGCTCTTTCTCCGGAGCAGCACGTGCACTTCGCCGTGTGCCATCGGCGGTGAGCATGAGCATCGCGAACATCGAGGCCGAGCTCGGGTACCCGCTATTCGATCGGTCCCGGCGTGAGGCGGTGCCCACCCCCGAGGCACTGGCACTTCTGCCCCACGCGCGCTCCGTCGCGAGCCGCCTCAGACTCCTGCAGGTGCACGCCGTCGAACTCTCGCAGAACCTGGAGAGCACGCTCACCGTCGCGATCGCATCGGGCGTTCCCGATCATCACCTCCTCGACACCCTCACCGAGGTCGGTCGCCGCTACCCCCTCCTGAAACTGCACATCCTCCGGCTCCCCCAGGAGCAGGTGCGCGAGATGCTTCATCAGGAACGAGCAGACCTGGCGCTCCTCGCCATGCCCCCGGGTGTCGACCGCGAGGAGGCATTCACCCACGTCGCCGACACACGATTCGTGGCGGTTGCCTCGGCCACCGCGACCACTCCGGGGCTCCCCACTGATCTGCGACGCCTCGAAGATCTGGGAGACAGTCGCCAGATCGTCGTGAGCGGCCCCGATGACACCGTCTCGGATCCGCGTCACCTCGTCTCGGACAGCCGCTGGCTGGTGGACTCGGTGGAGGCCGCACTCGGACTCGTGGAGCGCGGCGCGGGCTGGGCCAACCTCCCCCGTGACGCTGTCGAGGGCGCGGTCGCGCAGGGACGCGTGAGGATTCTGGAGTTCGACAACATCACGAACGGCGTCGCGATGCCCGTGCACCTGGTCTGGTTGCGCAGGCGCCCGGTACGCCGAGCGGCCGGCGAGGTGATCGCGTTGATGAGCCGGGCCGCGAACTGA
- a CDS encoding DUF4385 domain-containing protein produces MKKFDYSLDFSAIDFRERPDLYRVGRGEQGVLKVEPYKSEILPHWRFKDPDVARTSSEEIWRLFEKYLDDEDFVGADMARKFLQMGYTRARRYANHRGGKKYDGPVPDDKKGQSGAHGRTEKPRDAEDPVKAESARIFKAAWDRAAADPRYIAMREIHRERFES; encoded by the coding sequence GTGAAAAAGTTCGATTACTCGCTCGACTTCTCTGCGATCGATTTTCGTGAGCGGCCCGACCTCTACCGTGTCGGTCGCGGCGAGCAGGGCGTGCTCAAGGTCGAGCCGTACAAGTCGGAGATCTTGCCCCACTGGCGCTTCAAGGATCCCGACGTCGCACGAACCTCGAGCGAGGAGATCTGGCGGCTCTTCGAGAAGTACCTCGACGATGAAGATTTCGTCGGCGCCGATATGGCGCGCAAGTTCTTGCAGATGGGGTATACCCGGGCCAGACGATACGCCAACCACCGCGGGGGCAAGAAGTACGACGGTCCGGTGCCCGACGACAAGAAGGGGCAGAGCGGCGCGCACGGCAGGACCGAGAAGCCGCGCGACGCTGAGGATCCGGTGAAGGCCGAATCCGCGCGCATCTTCAAGGCGGCGTGGGATCGGGCGGCGGCCGATCCTCGATATATCGCAATGCGCGAGATTCACCGGGAGCGCTTCGAAAGCTGA
- a CDS encoding helix-turn-helix domain-containing protein, translating into MAVYDRSGCPINLAVELLGDRWTILILRDMMFAGRRHFRELLRESDERITSSILADRLERLRTAGIITRDDDPAHQQKAIYRLTERGIELVPVLATIGIWGSAHRDADPEKIDGARALSYQLPPSWAQFMQTLRARDGVTVGEVRDC; encoded by the coding sequence ATGGCCGTGTACGACCGGTCGGGGTGCCCGATCAATCTCGCCGTCGAACTGCTCGGCGATCGATGGACGATTCTGATCCTGCGCGACATGATGTTCGCCGGCCGCAGGCACTTCCGCGAACTTCTGCGCGAATCCGATGAGCGCATCACGAGCAGCATCCTGGCCGACCGACTGGAACGGTTGCGCACAGCGGGAATCATCACGCGCGACGACGATCCCGCGCACCAGCAGAAAGCGATATATCGGCTCACCGAGCGGGGCATCGAGCTCGTGCCCGTGCTCGCCACGATCGGAATCTGGGGATCAGCGCACCGCGATGCGGATCCGGAGAAGATCGACGGCGCACGCGCGCTGAGCTACCAACTCCCTCCATCATGGGCGCAGTTCATGCAGACGCTCAGGGCGAGAGACGGCGTCACTGTCGGCGAAGTTCGCGACTGCTGA
- a CDS encoding sorbosone dehydrogenase family protein: MSSATGSRRARPALIAPAVVALLLTGCSAVSERGGVEQGGAERSSTADPDASTHTVASGLEAPWSVAFAGDIALVSERDSGRILELDDDGAAREVGTITDVTPAGEGGLLGIAIQNDDLYAYFTSGDENRLERYELTGEPGSFELGEPERILDGVDAARFHNGGRIAFGPDEMLYVTVGDAGNAARAQDRDSLSGKILRLTPEGTVPPDNPFDDSPVYSLGHRNPQGLAWDRDGTMYASEFGQDTWDELNVIEAGGNYGWPEAEGIADDDRFIDPVQQWEPAEASPSGMAVAGEAIWIANLRGERLREIPLTDIAASTEHLVGERGRLRDVSVAPDGSLWVLTNNTDGRGDPGESDDRILRLEP, translated from the coding sequence ATGAGCAGCGCAACTGGGTCTCGGCGCGCGAGGCCCGCATTGATTGCTCCCGCCGTGGTTGCGCTGCTACTGACCGGGTGCTCCGCGGTCTCGGAGCGGGGCGGAGTCGAGCAGGGTGGAGCCGAGCGGTCGAGCACGGCCGATCCCGATGCGTCCACGCACACAGTGGCTTCAGGGCTGGAAGCACCGTGGTCGGTCGCGTTCGCCGGTGACATCGCACTGGTCAGCGAACGCGACTCCGGACGCATCCTCGAACTGGACGACGACGGTGCGGCGCGAGAGGTCGGCACGATCACGGACGTCACTCCGGCAGGGGAGGGCGGCCTGCTCGGCATCGCCATCCAGAACGACGACCTGTACGCCTACTTCACCTCGGGCGACGAGAATCGCCTCGAGCGCTACGAGCTGACCGGGGAACCGGGGTCGTTCGAGCTCGGTGAGCCGGAGAGGATCCTCGATGGAGTAGACGCGGCGCGCTTCCACAACGGCGGACGGATCGCGTTCGGTCCGGACGAGATGCTGTACGTCACCGTCGGCGACGCGGGGAACGCCGCCCGCGCGCAGGACCGCGACTCGCTGTCGGGTAAGATCCTGCGGCTCACACCGGAGGGCACTGTGCCCCCGGACAACCCGTTCGACGACTCGCCCGTCTACAGCCTTGGGCATCGGAACCCGCAGGGTCTGGCCTGGGATCGGGATGGCACTATGTACGCCTCAGAGTTCGGGCAGGACACCTGGGACGAGCTCAACGTCATCGAGGCCGGCGGTAACTACGGATGGCCCGAGGCCGAGGGCATCGCCGACGACGATCGATTCATCGATCCCGTTCAGCAGTGGGAACCGGCCGAAGCCAGCCCCAGCGGTATGGCCGTAGCCGGCGAGGCGATCTGGATCGCGAACCTGCGCGGCGAACGTCTGCGCGAGATCCCGCTGACCGACATCGCCGCCTCGACTGAGCACCTGGTCGGCGAGCGGGGTCGGCTCAGAGACGTCTCCGTTGCCCCCGACGGGTCGCTGTGGGTGCTGACCAACAACACTGACGGCCGCGGCGATCCCGGTGAGAGCGACGACCGAATCCTGCGCCTCGAACCCTAA
- a CDS encoding dihydrodipicolinate synthase family protein, giving the protein MFTGLSAFPLTPLRDNRVDEHAFTGLVERLSAAGVDSITALGSTGSYAYLSPEERARVAQLAVDHAGSTPVIVGVGGLRTSHILDHVEAAEDAGAAGILLAPMTYQMLTDDDVFELYRTVTERTSLPVIVYDNPSTAHFAFTTDLYARIAELPGIASIKIPGVPTDPGAARDHVASIRASVPEHVTIGVSGDASAATGLIAGCDAWYSVIGGTLPDPALTITRAVQLGRNADALAESKRLAPLWNLFAEFGGSLRVIAAIAEQLSLTPRHCLPLPIRGLTDEQRVRVAAVIGELGIA; this is encoded by the coding sequence ATCTTCACCGGGCTGAGCGCCTTCCCGCTCACTCCCCTGCGCGACAACCGGGTCGACGAGCACGCATTCACCGGCCTCGTCGAGCGGCTCTCAGCCGCCGGCGTTGATTCCATTACCGCACTCGGCTCGACCGGCTCGTACGCCTACTTGTCTCCCGAGGAGCGCGCCCGCGTCGCCCAGCTCGCCGTCGATCATGCCGGATCAACGCCGGTCATTGTCGGGGTCGGCGGACTGCGCACTTCCCACATTCTCGACCACGTCGAAGCAGCGGAGGACGCGGGGGCGGCCGGGATCCTCCTGGCGCCGATGACCTACCAAATGTTGACCGATGACGACGTGTTCGAGCTCTACCGCACCGTCACCGAGCGCACCTCGCTCCCCGTCATCGTGTACGACAACCCGAGTACCGCCCACTTCGCCTTTACCACCGACCTGTACGCCCGAATTGCTGAGCTGCCCGGCATCGCGTCCATCAAGATCCCCGGTGTTCCCACGGACCCAGGGGCAGCGCGCGACCACGTCGCGAGCATCCGTGCGTCCGTTCCCGAGCACGTCACGATCGGCGTCTCGGGCGACGCCTCAGCGGCGACCGGTCTGATCGCCGGCTGCGATGCCTGGTACTCGGTGATCGGAGGCACGCTCCCCGACCCCGCGCTCACCATCACCCGCGCGGTTCAGCTCGGCAGGAATGCGGACGCTCTCGCCGAATCCAAGCGCCTCGCACCGCTCTGGAATCTCTTCGCCGAGTTCGGAGGCAGCCTGCGGGTCATTGCGGCGATCGCCGAGCAGCTCAGTCTCACGCCCCGGCACTGCTTGCCGCTGCCGATCCGCGGCCTGACGGACGAGCAGCGCGTCCGCGTCGCCGCAGTGATCGGCGAGCTCGGGATCGCCTGA
- a CDS encoding SPOR domain-containing protein, producing MSDMEHEYWYNLTTHEVEYGLQSPAVDRAGPFATREEAERAPETIAARSRKWAEEDALENE from the coding sequence ATGTCGGACATGGAACACGAGTACTGGTACAACCTGACCACGCACGAGGTCGAGTACGGTTTGCAGTCGCCGGCCGTCGACCGTGCCGGCCCCTTTGCCACTCGGGAAGAGGCTGAACGGGCTCCCGAGACGATCGCGGCGCGGTCGCGGAAGTGGGCTGAAGAGGACGCACTCGAGAACGAGTAG
- a CDS encoding alpha/beta fold hydrolase: MSDEAVRTILIPGAWMGTWVWEPVAQILSDLGHSVETLTLPGLEPGLSDSRRAVVRLEQHVQALIDHIGGSGAGSVALVSHSYSAMPAAIAADRLGERVRRIVHIGGFLPVDGRSLLDDWGDSAAAREQEREDIAAAGGLWLPPERWMLDHESDLTDRDRDFLANLFTPHPGHTITDHARLASPVSAQPTTYVALAQTGDQTEAWKHAPRVARDAPRWRKRHLRSGHWPMISLPDSTAALIAEEIAFATDRES; this comes from the coding sequence ATGAGTGACGAGGCCGTACGGACGATCCTGATTCCCGGCGCCTGGATGGGGACTTGGGTCTGGGAACCGGTCGCTCAGATCTTGAGCGACCTGGGTCACTCCGTCGAGACGCTCACCCTTCCGGGCCTCGAACCAGGGCTATCGGATAGTCGACGAGCCGTCGTCAGACTCGAACAGCACGTTCAAGCACTCATCGACCACATCGGGGGCTCGGGCGCCGGCTCCGTCGCGCTGGTGTCGCACTCCTACTCCGCGATGCCCGCCGCGATCGCGGCCGATCGCCTTGGCGAACGGGTGCGCAGGATCGTCCACATCGGCGGTTTTCTCCCGGTCGACGGGCGATCGCTTCTGGACGACTGGGGCGATTCGGCAGCAGCACGCGAACAGGAACGCGAAGACATCGCCGCGGCGGGAGGTCTGTGGTTGCCCCCTGAGCGATGGATGCTCGATCACGAGTCTGATTTGACGGACCGAGACAGAGACTTCTTGGCGAACCTCTTCACTCCCCACCCCGGGCACACGATCACCGATCACGCCCGACTCGCCTCCCCTGTCTCCGCGCAGCCCACCACCTACGTGGCGCTCGCGCAGACCGGAGACCAGACCGAAGCGTGGAAGCACGCGCCGCGGGTTGCGCGAGATGCCCCGCGCTGGCGGAAGCGTCATCTGCGCAGCGGGCACTGGCCGATGATCTCGCTCCCCGACTCGACGGCAGCGCTCATCGCCGAAGAGATCGCATTCGCCACCGACAGGGAGAGCTGA
- a CDS encoding PACE efflux transporter: MQGLTRKLVFVGGYEVLGLVVGTAVMTAVTGEPPTTTGPLALLLTGVATAWNLVFNTLFEAWERRQQDRTRTLRRRVLHALCFQIVLVCMLVPLIAWWLNITLVQAFMLDLVFIIYVPFYTFAYNWAFDRVFGVPSSAINDGQDPGVRRSRARRSLRRRGRAARPSGRGSAAASSAGA; encoded by the coding sequence GTGCAGGGACTCACACGCAAACTCGTGTTCGTCGGCGGGTACGAGGTGCTCGGACTTGTCGTCGGCACTGCGGTCATGACCGCGGTCACCGGTGAGCCGCCGACGACCACCGGGCCGCTCGCTCTGCTGCTCACGGGCGTGGCCACCGCCTGGAACCTAGTGTTCAACACCCTCTTCGAGGCGTGGGAGCGACGCCAGCAGGACCGCACGCGGACGCTGCGGCGTCGCGTCTTGCATGCTCTCTGCTTTCAGATCGTGCTCGTGTGCATGCTCGTGCCGCTCATCGCCTGGTGGTTGAACATCACGTTGGTGCAGGCGTTCATGCTCGACCTGGTCTTCATCATCTACGTCCCGTTCTACACTTTCGCGTACAACTGGGCGTTCGACCGGGTATTTGGCGTGCCGAGTTCGGCGATCAATGACGGTCAGGATCCCGGGGTCAGGCGATCCCGAGCTCGCCGATCACTGCGGCGACGCGGACGCGCTGCTCGTCCGTCAGGCCGCGGATCGGCAGCGGCAAGCAGTGCCGGGGCGTGA